One region of Paenibacillus polymyxa M1 genomic DNA includes:
- a CDS encoding extracellular solute-binding protein, which produces MSRIKMKAFAVVAAGALALTLAACNNGQSAGPGNSGEKGGGNVTKDVTITFQNINPDPSTPSYKMIKQIVSQYEQDHPHVKIELDSLNTDQQKLKLKTQAAAKEVPDITIVNPAAQMKPFVDAGLLAPLNDVADKEGLKDTFQDGLLNYYSFDDKLYAFPDGNNIEVVFYNKELFEQAGIQKLPTTFDELITTVKTLKAKGITPIAIGEKDSWTGSLLFMNILLRTNEGPNFLNDVLDGKKTFNDPAFVEAVDAFQELVQAGAFPDGATSIDYNAGGNIFKTRKAAMYIMGTWETGSIDASPVAGKVGAFQFPTVNGKGNVNEYVIAPGSAFAVSANSEHLQETKDFLHYFITEMPKIQFDLKNAIGSGQKMKGDLKEAGYSELAISLNELFKNVKGGDLAFDNTMNPAIAQAHLSSIQNLFVQQEDSAQVAKEHQNTFEANK; this is translated from the coding sequence ATGAGCAGAATAAAGATGAAAGCGTTTGCCGTTGTGGCGGCGGGCGCCTTGGCATTGACGCTGGCAGCTTGTAATAACGGACAGAGCGCAGGTCCGGGAAATTCAGGGGAAAAGGGTGGAGGCAATGTAACGAAGGATGTGACGATTACTTTTCAAAACATCAATCCTGATCCGAGCACCCCTTCGTACAAAATGATTAAGCAGATTGTAAGTCAATACGAGCAGGATCACCCTCATGTCAAAATTGAATTGGATTCGTTAAATACAGATCAGCAAAAGCTCAAGCTAAAAACACAAGCAGCAGCGAAGGAAGTACCGGATATTACGATTGTAAATCCGGCTGCACAGATGAAGCCCTTTGTAGATGCCGGGCTACTGGCACCATTAAATGATGTAGCTGATAAAGAGGGGTTAAAAGATACGTTTCAGGATGGCCTTCTTAATTACTATAGCTTCGATGATAAGTTGTATGCTTTTCCGGATGGTAACAATATAGAAGTGGTCTTTTACAACAAAGAGCTGTTCGAGCAGGCGGGAATTCAAAAGTTGCCGACTACCTTTGATGAGCTGATTACGACGGTCAAGACACTAAAAGCGAAGGGAATTACTCCAATTGCTATTGGGGAAAAGGATTCATGGACCGGTTCCCTCCTTTTTATGAATATTCTGTTGCGTACGAATGAAGGACCAAACTTCCTTAATGATGTGCTGGATGGCAAAAAGACGTTTAACGACCCGGCTTTTGTGGAAGCTGTGGATGCGTTCCAGGAATTGGTGCAGGCTGGGGCTTTCCCGGATGGAGCCACATCTATTGACTATAATGCAGGTGGTAATATTTTTAAAACAAGAAAAGCTGCGATGTATATCATGGGCACTTGGGAAACAGGTTCTATTGATGCTTCCCCGGTAGCGGGTAAGGTCGGAGCGTTTCAGTTCCCTACGGTCAATGGCAAAGGGAATGTAAATGAGTATGTCATCGCGCCAGGTAGCGCGTTTGCGGTATCTGCGAATAGTGAACATTTACAGGAGACGAAGGACTTTCTGCACTATTTTATTACAGAGATGCCCAAGATTCAGTTTGATCTGAAAAATGCAATTGGCAGTGGTCAGAAAATGAAAGGCGATCTGAAGGAAGCTGGTTATTCCGAACTAGCCATTAGTCTCAATGAGCTGTTCAAAAATGTAAAAGGAGGAGACCTCGCTTTTGATAATACGATGAATCCGGCTATTGCGCAGGCGCATCTAAGTAGCATTCAAAACCTGTTTGTGCAACAAGAAGACTCTGCGCAAGTTGCGAAGGAACACCAGAACACTTTTGAAGCCAATAAATAA
- a CDS encoding carbohydrate ABC transporter permease, with protein sequence MNVLKVPARTIAVFVLPCLLLYTCMVFVPILVSVYCGLLDWNGIAEAKFVGLANFKRIFTADPVFWPSVKRTMMFAVFSMLEIPLCLLLAILLNRYVRKANTLVTMYFLPVILSVVIIGQLWKTIYNPASMGGMLNGILMAVGLESWTRSWLTEPQIAMYALYFVSLWQYFGYHLLIQFTGVQNIPNELYEAAKIDGAEGFKADRYITLPLIVPIFKISIVLAFIGSLQSFDLIWVMTGGGPAHATDTVSTYMYNMSFLSMKYGYGSALASFLVVICLSFTIVINFVFKRIENKVS encoded by the coding sequence ATGAATGTACTGAAGGTGCCGGCACGCACGATTGCCGTTTTCGTGCTGCCCTGCCTGTTGCTGTATACCTGTATGGTATTTGTTCCGATTCTGGTATCTGTGTATTGCGGGTTGCTAGATTGGAACGGAATTGCAGAGGCGAAGTTTGTGGGGCTAGCTAATTTCAAACGAATTTTTACAGCCGATCCAGTGTTCTGGCCGTCCGTGAAGCGGACGATGATGTTCGCTGTATTTTCCATGCTGGAAATTCCACTCTGTCTGCTGCTGGCGATTTTACTCAATCGTTATGTGCGTAAGGCAAATACATTGGTAACGATGTATTTTCTGCCGGTCATTCTATCGGTGGTCATTATCGGGCAGTTGTGGAAAACGATCTATAATCCGGCCTCGATGGGTGGGATGCTGAACGGTATTTTGATGGCGGTCGGGCTGGAAAGCTGGACACGCTCTTGGCTGACGGAACCACAGATAGCGATGTATGCTCTATATTTTGTATCGTTGTGGCAATATTTTGGCTACCATTTGCTTATCCAGTTTACCGGTGTACAAAATATACCCAATGAGCTGTATGAAGCAGCTAAAATTGATGGGGCAGAAGGATTCAAAGCAGACCGTTACATTACGTTGCCACTCATTGTGCCTATTTTCAAAATATCTATTGTATTAGCCTTTATCGGGTCCTTGCAATCGTTTGATTTGATCTGGGTGATGACGGGTGGAGGACCGGCCCATGCGACGGATACAGTATCCACGTATATGTACAATATGTCCTTTTTATCTATGAAATACGGGTATGGCAGTGCATTGGCTTCGTTTCTCGTAGTAATCTGCTTGTCATTTACAATTGTGATAAATTTTGTTTTCAAACGGATCGAAAATAAGGTAAGCTAA
- a CDS encoding carbohydrate ABC transporter permease, which produces MGLLNALKKTGVFSLLAVLVVTQLYPLFWLLTYSLKTNEEILSSSFFALPQVPQWHNYQEAYESGSYLRYLGNSVLVTGVTMMFVIVLSSMTAYAITRFRWRFGAVVLTLFLVGMMIPMQATLLPLMVMFKNVHILNTYFSLILPYIAFQTPIAVFILSGFMRSIPHEIEESAYIDGASIYRIFRSVILPISIPPIMTVCILTFINIWNEYIMAATFISSEKLKTLPFGVYTFVSQYSVNYGNIGAFLVMGALPVIIIYFALSEKITKGMVAGAVKG; this is translated from the coding sequence ATGGGACTGTTGAACGCCTTGAAAAAAACGGGAGTCTTCTCCCTGTTGGCTGTCTTAGTGGTCACGCAGCTGTATCCACTCTTTTGGTTGTTGACCTATTCGTTGAAGACGAATGAAGAGATATTAAGTTCAAGCTTCTTTGCACTCCCTCAAGTGCCCCAGTGGCACAACTATCAGGAAGCCTATGAATCGGGGAGCTACTTGCGTTATTTAGGAAACAGTGTGCTGGTGACTGGGGTTACGATGATGTTCGTCATTGTATTAAGCTCGATGACTGCTTATGCAATTACACGTTTCCGCTGGCGTTTCGGGGCTGTTGTGCTGACGTTGTTTTTGGTCGGGATGATGATCCCCATGCAAGCTACACTGCTACCGTTGATGGTGATGTTTAAAAACGTCCATATTCTGAATACGTATTTCTCGCTGATTTTACCCTACATTGCTTTTCAGACACCGATTGCGGTCTTCATCCTATCCGGCTTTATGCGGTCCATTCCCCACGAAATTGAAGAATCCGCCTACATTGACGGAGCGAGCATTTATCGTATCTTCCGCAGTGTAATCTTACCCATCTCGATTCCGCCTATCATGACAGTGTGTATTTTAACTTTCATTAATATCTGGAATGAATACATTATGGCTGCCACCTTTATCTCGTCCGAAAAGCTAAAAACTCTCCCTTTCGGCGTTTATACGTTTGTCAGCCAGTATTCTGTGAACTACGGCAATATTGGTGCTTTTCTAGTTATGGGAGCCTTACCGGTCATTATTATTTATTTTGCCCTGTCCGAAAAAATCACCAAGGGCATGGTTGCAGGAGCGGTTAAGGGATAG
- a CDS encoding cache domain-containing sensor histidine kinase, whose product MMRRFQSIQYRLFVLFLLSMSSIVLAVSLLFYNRTTVQFHDKISELARKNVSQTAGLFELLLDSYNSLSKSISNNMDLVRLLTTDHSDLPAVNYINERTITNILGAIYYSREDLIGIHVITDTGKVYNYGNYMNVIDTHYEHTEWYREIRRSAGKIAWLGVYPHSVIDQVETRPVFAFGRQLYDLDEHKPIGIVLFEAEPRSVLSALHNLRLSTNSQVYLLGHENRIVSATSSDPPPDLRNLQEQVPEEDVIVDRNNEKVVIASKLPFADWSVISVTPSEDLNVELAQNQRYLFIVAPILIMVSALIASIVSRSISHPLKRVIGEMKRVETGNFRHTVNIESYEEINQLATSFNHMVRQIAELIELVRISSVSEKNAELHALQTQVNPHFLYNTLDMIYWMLDEKGQDQLGEVVLSLSHMFRYSSHWEEGADVSLREEVEQVGHYLTIIQARLEGRVSVDVNIEEQWLDIRLPKMTLQPLIENAVKHGLEPLHADTGGKLLVRAEEYGGVLSLHIIDNGVGMEYERWEVVQVALAEPGKQAGSGQAGGIGLQNLNLRLRHMFGEEYGLRISSTPGAGTTVTVSVPLPQKEEKHEYSDS is encoded by the coding sequence ATGATGCGCCGTTTTCAATCCATTCAATACCGCTTGTTTGTTCTGTTCCTATTGAGCATGTCCAGCATTGTGCTGGCGGTCAGTCTATTATTTTACAACCGTACTACAGTGCAGTTCCATGATAAGATCAGCGAGCTTGCGCGTAAAAATGTATCTCAGACGGCAGGACTGTTCGAGTTGCTGCTCGACAGCTATAACAGTCTTTCCAAGTCGATCAGCAACAATATGGATTTGGTTCGTCTGCTGACGACAGATCATAGTGATTTACCTGCTGTCAATTACATCAACGAACGTACGATTACAAATATCCTTGGAGCCATCTACTATTCGCGGGAGGATCTAATCGGCATTCATGTCATCACAGACACAGGCAAGGTATACAATTATGGCAATTATATGAATGTCATTGATACTCATTACGAGCATACGGAATGGTACAGGGAAATTCGAAGATCGGCGGGCAAAATTGCATGGCTGGGTGTCTATCCTCACTCTGTCATCGACCAAGTGGAAACCAGACCTGTGTTTGCATTCGGACGGCAGCTCTATGATCTGGATGAACACAAGCCGATTGGTATTGTTCTGTTTGAGGCTGAACCACGTTCAGTATTGTCCGCTCTCCACAATTTGCGGCTGAGCACTAATAGTCAGGTATATCTGTTGGGCCATGAAAATCGAATTGTATCGGCTACTTCTTCTGATCCGCCACCAGATTTGCGAAATCTACAGGAACAGGTCCCGGAGGAGGATGTAATTGTAGATCGGAATAATGAGAAAGTTGTAATCGCTTCCAAACTTCCGTTTGCCGATTGGTCGGTGATTAGTGTGACACCCAGTGAGGATCTGAACGTAGAACTGGCGCAAAATCAAAGATACTTATTTATCGTGGCACCTATACTCATTATGGTGTCAGCGCTAATTGCGTCCATCGTCTCTAGGAGCATCTCCCATCCGCTCAAACGAGTTATTGGGGAAATGAAACGGGTAGAGACAGGCAATTTTCGTCACACGGTAAACATCGAATCCTATGAAGAAATCAACCAGTTGGCTACTTCTTTCAACCATATGGTAAGACAGATTGCAGAACTGATTGAGTTAGTGCGTATATCATCAGTCAGCGAAAAAAATGCGGAGCTGCACGCTCTACAGACGCAGGTTAATCCACATTTTCTGTACAATACGCTGGATATGATCTATTGGATGCTGGATGAAAAGGGACAGGATCAGCTCGGTGAGGTGGTTCTCTCCTTATCCCATATGTTCCGTTACAGCAGTCACTGGGAAGAGGGAGCCGATGTAAGTCTTCGAGAAGAGGTAGAGCAAGTCGGCCACTACCTCACCATTATCCAAGCTCGGCTGGAGGGCAGGGTATCTGTTGACGTCAACATTGAGGAACAATGGCTGGATATCCGTTTGCCCAAAATGACCTTACAGCCGTTAATTGAAAATGCGGTGAAACACGGGCTGGAGCCTCTTCATGCAGATACAGGTGGCAAACTGCTCGTCAGAGCGGAGGAGTATGGCGGTGTATTGAGTCTGCATATCATAGACAATGGTGTAGGGATGGAATATGAACGATGGGAGGTGGTCCAGGTCGCTTTGGCAGAACCCGGCAAACAGGCGGGCAGCGGGCAGGCGGGAGGCATCGGCCTGCAAAACCTAAATTTACGGCTACGGCACATGTTCGGAGAAGAGTACGGCCTACGGATCTCCAGCACACCAGGGGCCGGAACGACAGTCACTGTAAGTGTGCCTCTGCCACAGAAGGAGGAGAAACATGAATATTCTGATAGCTGA
- a CDS encoding response regulator: MNILIADDENMIRQGIRRTIGQALPTCGIHLAASTEEAAGILAEHPVDIVLTDILMPGMDGLEFMRISKRKHPHLQWVVISAHSDFQYAQRAVKLGAKDYLLKPIGKKKLLECIEMLAAEALVASQQANEGRLLKSNMVYLREAVFQRYALGLDTGKLDIQPFVENYPEFHLFMVRMEPDHKQTHLEHFMIENVLSELIEAGGSGFVVSLDRHSLLGIARLRDEAEAARLEMLLESHLKRYVRVPLQITRSGVHHNFSSIPEEVARLRRTPEEIAAAAADTGECLRKGMHTVDVALQYIRAHFTEELSLEKVASIVFLNPVYFSQLFKQKTGQGYKDYVISLRMEEAKRLLNDPHLRLADISERIGYQDMRHFTQVFRRKCGMTPTEYRHQGVK, translated from the coding sequence ATGAATATTCTGATAGCTGACGATGAAAATATGATTCGACAGGGGATTCGGCGCACTATTGGCCAAGCTCTACCAACCTGCGGCATTCATCTCGCTGCTTCCACCGAGGAAGCAGCAGGCATTCTGGCGGAGCATCCTGTGGATATTGTATTGACTGATATCCTGATGCCCGGTATGGATGGTCTGGAGTTCATGCGTATTTCCAAGCGAAAGCATCCTCATCTGCAGTGGGTTGTCATTTCGGCCCATTCCGACTTCCAATATGCGCAAAGAGCAGTAAAGCTGGGTGCCAAAGACTACCTGTTAAAGCCAATCGGCAAAAAGAAGCTACTGGAATGCATTGAAATGTTAGCAGCCGAAGCGCTCGTGGCCTCGCAACAGGCGAACGAGGGCAGGCTTCTTAAATCCAATATGGTTTATTTACGTGAAGCTGTTTTCCAACGTTATGCACTCGGATTGGATACGGGGAAGCTGGATATACAGCCTTTCGTCGAAAATTATCCAGAATTCCATCTTTTTATGGTTCGCATGGAACCTGATCACAAGCAGACACATTTGGAGCATTTTATGATTGAAAATGTACTGTCTGAGCTCATTGAGGCTGGAGGCAGCGGTTTTGTCGTCAGTCTAGACCGCCATAGTCTGCTGGGGATTGCAAGGCTAAGGGATGAAGCAGAGGCTGCACGGTTAGAGATGTTGCTTGAATCCCATTTAAAGCGTTATGTCAGAGTGCCTCTGCAAATTACACGTTCAGGTGTCCACCACAATTTCTCATCCATACCTGAAGAGGTGGCGCGACTAAGACGAACGCCAGAGGAGATTGCAGCCGCAGCAGCGGATACAGGAGAATGTCTCCGCAAGGGCATGCATACAGTTGATGTAGCATTGCAGTATATTCGGGCTCACTTTACAGAGGAGCTGTCACTGGAAAAAGTGGCCTCAATCGTATTTTTAAATCCAGTATATTTCAGCCAGCTATTCAAGCAAAAGACGGGACAAGGTTATAAGGATTACGTCATTTCCTTGCGTATGGAAGAGGCAAAGCGGCTGCTAAATGATCCTCATCTGCGGCTGGCTGATATTTCCGAGCGGATTGGCTATCAAGATATGAGACATTTTACACAGGTATTTCGGCGCAAATGTGGAATGACTCCGACCGAGTATCGGCATCAAGGAGTTAAATAA
- a CDS encoding LysR family transcriptional regulator, whose translation MDLKHLHYFCVIVEEGQITKAARTLNMAQPPLSQQLKNMEDELGVKLIYREGKKWEVTEAGYTLYTRAKRLLAEMEDTCREIGEFENRVTGTLAIGTSSACMSLITEQLSHFHQVYPEVYVKIGHGDTHHLEELLHQNKVDLALLLLPVDNKSYHTIELEGVSFVAVLPCEWADRHPSGEITLQEAASYDLLLGRRTEGHGLYETVIRKFQEHHLIPRVVLDCPEISTILSLVSTGMGITIIPDAGLAQEYGDRFRTLSIKEPFPFTQPAVVWRKDRYLSNAARKFVELLQAGDTKKTVPE comes from the coding sequence ATGGACTTGAAGCATCTGCATTACTTTTGCGTCATCGTGGAGGAAGGGCAAATCACCAAGGCCGCCAGAACGCTCAACATGGCCCAGCCTCCATTGAGTCAACAACTCAAAAATATGGAGGACGAGCTTGGTGTAAAGCTGATTTACCGTGAAGGAAAGAAGTGGGAAGTTACCGAGGCCGGATATACACTGTATACACGCGCCAAACGATTATTGGCTGAAATGGAGGACACCTGTAGAGAAATTGGGGAGTTTGAAAACAGAGTAACCGGCACACTTGCCATAGGCACGTCATCCGCCTGTATGTCTCTGATTACTGAACAACTCAGTCACTTTCATCAGGTTTATCCAGAGGTATACGTTAAAATAGGACACGGAGACACACATCATCTGGAAGAGCTGCTGCATCAAAATAAAGTCGATCTGGCCCTGCTGCTACTTCCGGTAGACAACAAATCGTACCATACGATTGAACTGGAGGGCGTTTCTTTTGTTGCGGTTCTTCCGTGTGAATGGGCAGATCGCCATCCCAGTGGGGAAATTACATTACAGGAAGCTGCCAGCTATGACCTCTTGTTGGGACGCCGAACAGAAGGACACGGACTATACGAAACCGTCATCCGCAAATTTCAGGAACACCATCTTATTCCGCGCGTCGTATTGGACTGTCCAGAAATATCGACCATTCTCTCGCTCGTTTCCACAGGCATGGGAATTACCATTATTCCAGACGCTGGCTTGGCACAAGAATACGGGGACAGATTTCGCACACTCTCCATTAAGGAGCCATTCCCCTTCACACAGCCTGCCGTCGTATGGCGCAAGGATCGTTATTTATCCAATGCAGCTCGCAAATTTGTTGAACTGCTACAAGCTGGAGACACGAAAAAGACTGTTCCCGAGTAG
- a CDS encoding flavin prenyltransferase UbiX → MKKIIVGISGATGSIFGIRILQQLREAGVQSHLVLSPWAIANIPYETGYTVKEVEAMADAVYSYKDQAARISSGSFRVDGMVVAPCSMKTLASIRIGMADNLLTRSADVILKERKKLLLMTRETPLSSIHLENMLELSRMGVMILPPMPAFYNHPASIEELVDHIVFRALDQFGIVTTAAKRWDGMKQNDSRLHQN, encoded by the coding sequence ATGAAGAAAATCATTGTAGGAATATCGGGAGCGACAGGGTCAATCTTTGGTATCCGTATATTGCAACAATTACGGGAGGCTGGAGTCCAAAGCCATCTGGTGCTATCCCCGTGGGCTATTGCCAACATTCCCTATGAGACAGGCTACACGGTGAAGGAAGTGGAGGCAATGGCGGATGCAGTCTACTCGTATAAGGATCAGGCCGCACGTATTTCTAGCGGCTCCTTCCGGGTAGATGGTATGGTCGTCGCTCCTTGCAGTATGAAGACTCTTGCCTCTATTCGTATCGGTATGGCGGACAACCTGCTTACCCGATCAGCGGATGTGATACTGAAGGAGCGAAAGAAGCTGCTGCTCATGACCAGAGAAACACCATTAAGCAGTATCCATCTGGAAAATATGCTAGAGCTGTCACGTATGGGCGTGATGATCCTGCCGCCGATGCCTGCCTTTTATAATCATCCTGCAAGTATTGAGGAATTAGTGGATCATATTGTTTTTCGCGCATTGGATCAGTTCGGTATTGTCACAACCGCAGCCAAACGCTGGGATGGGATGAAGCAGAATGACTCCAGGCTGCACCAGAATTGA
- a CDS encoding non-oxidative hydroxyarylic acid decarboxylases subunit C: MAYKDFRDFLHTLEKEGQLLTISDEVKPEPDLAAANRALNNLGDKTPALFFNNIYGYTDARIAMNVMGSWPNHALMMRMPKNTPLKEQFFEFARRYEQFPVPVKREDAAPFHEVEITENINLFDILPLFRLNQGDGGFYLDKAILISRDLDDPDTYGKQNVGLYRMQVKGKNRLGIQPVPQHDIAIHIRQAEERGENLKVAIALGCEPVITTAASTPLLYDQSEYEMAGAIQGEPYRVVKAKDADLDLPWGAEVILEGEVLAGEREYEGPFGEFTGHYSGGRAMPVIQINRVYHRKQPIFEHLYIGMPWTETDYMIGVNTSVPLFQQLKDAFPNEIVAVNAMYTHGLVAIISTKTRYGGFAKAVGIRALTTPHGLGYCKLVIVVDEEVDPFNLPQVMWALSTKLHPKHDAVIVPGLSILPLDPGSDPAGMTHKMILDATTPVAPDIRGHYSQPLDSPLGVAEWEKKLSQMLR, from the coding sequence ATGGCTTATAAAGACTTTCGCGATTTTCTACACACCTTGGAAAAGGAGGGACAATTACTCACGATCAGCGATGAGGTAAAGCCGGAGCCGGACCTCGCAGCAGCTAACAGAGCATTAAACAATCTTGGAGATAAGACGCCTGCTCTCTTTTTCAACAACATCTATGGATATACGGATGCTCGTATTGCAATGAATGTGATGGGCTCCTGGCCCAATCATGCCCTCATGATGAGAATGCCCAAAAATACGCCGCTCAAGGAGCAGTTTTTTGAATTTGCCAGACGCTATGAACAATTTCCGGTGCCCGTGAAGCGGGAAGACGCCGCTCCTTTTCATGAAGTCGAGATTACGGAGAATATTAATTTGTTTGATATTTTGCCGTTGTTTCGTTTGAATCAGGGGGACGGAGGGTTTTATTTGGATAAAGCAATTCTAATTTCACGCGATCTGGATGACCCGGACACCTACGGTAAGCAAAATGTGGGCTTATACCGGATGCAGGTGAAAGGCAAGAACCGTTTGGGCATCCAGCCTGTACCACAGCATGATATTGCGATCCATATCCGTCAGGCTGAGGAGCGTGGCGAAAATCTGAAGGTGGCTATTGCCCTCGGATGTGAGCCTGTGATTACAACGGCTGCTTCTACGCCGCTGCTGTACGATCAATCCGAATATGAGATGGCGGGCGCCATTCAGGGTGAGCCTTATCGTGTGGTCAAAGCGAAGGATGCAGACCTGGATCTGCCTTGGGGAGCCGAGGTCATTTTGGAAGGCGAAGTGTTAGCAGGTGAACGTGAGTATGAAGGTCCATTCGGTGAATTCACAGGTCACTATTCTGGCGGTCGCGCGATGCCAGTCATTCAGATTAATCGTGTATATCACCGCAAACAGCCTATCTTTGAGCATCTGTACATCGGGATGCCTTGGACGGAAACGGATTATATGATCGGTGTGAATACAAGTGTACCGTTGTTTCAGCAGCTTAAGGATGCTTTTCCTAATGAAATCGTAGCTGTTAATGCCATGTATACGCATGGGCTGGTCGCTATTATTTCCACGAAAACCCGGTATGGCGGCTTTGCGAAGGCTGTGGGAATACGTGCGTTAACGACTCCGCATGGATTGGGGTATTGTAAGCTGGTGATTGTGGTGGACGAGGAGGTCGATCCGTTCAATCTGCCGCAAGTCATGTGGGCTTTATCCACCAAGCTTCATCCAAAGCATGATGCTGTCATTGTTCCTGGCTTGTCTATTTTACCGCTTGACCCCGGCTCTGATCCGGCAGGTATGACGCACAAAATGATACTGGATGCGACGACACCTGTAGCACCGGATATTAGAGGCCATTACTCGCAGCCGCTCGATTCCCCGCTGGGTGTAGCGGAATGGGAGAAAAAGTTGAGCCAAATGCTTCGCTAA
- a CDS encoding non-oxidative hydroxyarylic acid decarboxylases subunit D, whose product MHICPRCESNRSEVVSHSPVKGAWEVLLCPVCLFTWRTSEPDSITDPAKYKSAFKVNPQDIPDAAHVPPIPERI is encoded by the coding sequence ATGCATATTTGTCCCCGTTGTGAGTCCAATCGTTCAGAAGTCGTTTCCCATTCGCCGGTTAAAGGTGCCTGGGAGGTTTTGTTGTGCCCTGTATGCCTGTTCACATGGCGAACCTCAGAACCGGATAGCATTACGGATCCAGCAAAGTATAAATCGGCGTTCAAGGTAAACCCCCAAGATATTCCGGATGCTGCTCATGTTCCTCCTATTCCAGAGCGGATATAG
- a CDS encoding serine hydrolase domain-containing protein: MSRFDKVDQLLQRFLANGPAGCGCAIAQNGQVLYEGYHGYADVETRKPITEDTVYRLFSMTKVVVCAAALMLYERGQFLLNEPLCEYLPEFRNAHVFKTAPNGYTYVDKAEKPILIKHIFNMSIGLPYASESSETGKAMQKAIAGLKEKQGKYDLRTEIKALSEVPLAFEPGTRWLYGYGHDLVAGLIEVISGKSLGQFLKDEIFDPLGMNNTGYRYRGDIESRMASMYQRTDSGKLEKIEGFLDEYHQPDAIYEGGGAGLYSTVKDYLTFSQMMSNGGTVNGVNLLGRKTIDLMRTNHLNTAQLSDFTNSYHTGYGYGLGVRTLMDKAAGHANSSIGEFGWSGMAGTWVSIDPSEQFSVVYMHQLDPNMEEYHHLRIRAAAYSCL; this comes from the coding sequence ATGTCTCGTTTTGACAAGGTAGATCAGCTATTGCAACGATTCTTAGCGAATGGGCCGGCAGGGTGTGGTTGTGCCATTGCACAAAATGGTCAAGTGTTGTATGAAGGGTATCATGGATATGCTGATGTGGAAACTCGGAAACCGATTACTGAAGATACCGTGTATCGCTTGTTTTCTATGACAAAGGTCGTTGTATGTGCGGCTGCACTTATGCTGTACGAACGTGGGCAATTTTTGTTGAATGAGCCTTTATGTGAATATCTTCCCGAATTTCGTAATGCGCATGTATTCAAAACCGCTCCTAACGGATACACCTACGTGGATAAGGCAGAAAAACCCATTTTAATTAAGCATATATTCAATATGAGTATAGGTCTTCCTTACGCTTCCGAGTCTTCAGAAACAGGAAAAGCTATGCAGAAGGCCATTGCAGGATTAAAGGAAAAGCAGGGGAAATATGACCTGCGCACAGAAATTAAAGCGCTTTCTGAAGTTCCGCTTGCATTTGAACCAGGAACACGATGGTTATACGGATATGGCCATGATCTTGTTGCGGGTCTTATTGAAGTCATTTCAGGTAAATCATTAGGGCAATTTTTGAAGGATGAAATCTTTGATCCGCTTGGAATGAACAATACAGGTTACCGTTATCGTGGAGATATTGAATCGCGGATGGCTTCCATGTACCAACGGACAGACTCCGGAAAACTTGAAAAAATTGAGGGTTTCCTGGATGAATATCATCAGCCAGATGCTATATATGAAGGTGGAGGCGCAGGTTTATATTCGACAGTCAAAGATTACCTCACATTTTCACAAATGATGTCAAATGGCGGCACGGTAAACGGTGTGAACTTATTGGGGAGAAAAACCATTGATTTAATGCGTACAAATCATCTGAATACAGCTCAACTATCGGATTTCACCAATTCATACCATACAGGTTATGGCTATGGACTTGGTGTACGCACGTTAATGGATAAAGCGGCTGGGCATGCCAACAGCTCAATTGGGGAATTTGGTTGGTCGGGAATGGCGGGCACCTGGGTTTCTATAGATCCGAGCGAGCAGTTCTCCGTCGTTTATATGCATCAGCTTGATCCCAATATGGAAGAGTACCACCATCTGAGAATTCGTGCAGCAGCTTACAGCTGTCTGTAA